AATGGATCATTGCATAACATGCAAGAGTTAGAGATAGAAAGGAGAGATGACGGGACACAGAATGTTGCTGATTTGTTGACTAATTCGAATTGTCAATGCAATGGAGCTTCATGTTGTAACTGTCAAGGGGAAGACCAAAAGGGTTACGGTGGTTTCCATGATTTTGATGAAGACATGATAAATGAACGTTACTTAACCTCTGAGAATTCTCTCTCCGTGGTTGATACAATTGACAGTGAATCACCAAATAACGGTAGGGAAGGAGACTTGTCTTTTTCAGAACCCAAGTGGCTAGAGGGGGATGCATCTGTTGCATTGTGGGTCAAGGTAACCAAATGTTTTTGTTGCCAAAATTTAGTTGTTTACTTTCTCTGGagtttttttctctttcgttttttttttttctttttctgatgGATGAATGCTATTTTCCTTACAATGTGATGGTTGATTACTCGTAACTCAATCCGAAATGCTGTTTATTTATCGACAAAGCCTTGAATGTCTCTAATTGGCATGCAATGTGTAATACCTGATCACGAGGAATTATCTATGTTCATGTTTTCTTTATGGCAGTAATGTCCTCTTGTATATTTAGTTTATCAGCTTATAAGATTTTGGCGTTGTTAAGAAAAGGGAAATTAAAATGTAAGCTCAGCTAATTTTCTATTCTTTCTGATTTCTATCCTTTTTAGTGGAGAGGGAAGTGGCTAGCTGGTATCCGATGTGCAAGGGCTGACTGGCCATTATCAACTTTGAGAGCAAAACCAACTCATGACCGAAAGAAATATTTTGTCATATTTTTTCCGCACACAAAGATTTATTCTTGGGCAGATATGCTGCTTGTTAGGTCAATTGATGAGTATCCGCATCCTGTTGCATACAAGACTCATCAAGTAGGACTGAAATTGGTAAAGGACTTAACAGCTGCACGGCGGTTTATAATGCAAAAGCTAGTTGTTGGCATGCTGAACATCGTTGATCAGTTTCATCTTAATGTATGTGATGGTTACGCTACTCGCTTTTCTCCGCTTCCTATTTTTTCGGTTTCtatctattttcatttttaactgGAAATTTCTACAATACTGTAGGCTTTGACAGAAACTGCCCGTGATGTGAAAGTCTGGAAGGCATTTGCCATGGAGGCTTCTCGTTGTAATGGTTATTCTGATTTTGGAAGAATGCTTCTAAGGATACACAATGTAAATTCCATTTTCTGATGATAGTTTAGGGAGGACGGGTCATATATCTTTTCGTAATCTGCAATTTATGTCACTTGAGCAGTATCATGGCTATAAAATTTCCAAGTTCTACTGTAATTTAGTTCTGTATATAAACACAATGATTATTGTTTCCATGAAATTTTCCTTACAGAGCATCCTGGCGCACTACATAAGTGCCAACTGGTTACAGCATTCTTCTCACTCTTGGATTGAGCGATGTCAGAGTACAAATAGTGCTGAATCGGTAGAACTTCTGAAGGAGGTACCTTATAATTTTGGCTACCCTTGTATATCctgaaaaaaaatggtttatttATGTTGCATGATCTTTAATCCAAGCATGTCTAATGTGGGGCTTCTTTCCAAGATCTTCGTTTGAAATCATAACACACATGCAACAATGAATGCACATGCCTCATTTCAAATAGTGATCACAATTTTTTACTGAATGGTTTGATTGATTTATTTCTTATCCTCTTCAGGAATTGTTTGATTCTATTTTGTGGAATGATGTCAACAATCTCTGGGACTCACCAGTTCAACCAATATTAGGTTCTGAATGGAAAACCTGGAAGCATGATATAATGAAATGGTTCACGCCATCACCTCCCTTATCTAGCAGCAAAGACACTCCTCGGCAGATTTCTCTTGATCCATACCAAACAAACCTTCAGGTATCTAGAAAAAGGCCTAAACTTGAAGTTCGCCGTGCAGATACACATGCTTCAAAAGTGGAATTCAAGGGTGCAGATCATGCTATTGCTCTTGTGAATGACCCTGGTTTCTTTAAGAATCAGGAGACATTGAGCACATTAGAAGCTGAGGCTTGTAAGCTTGAAAATATTGGAAAGGTATCTATCACAAATGATCTGTCCGGTAATTTGACCGATAAATGGAATGATATTGTAGTTGAGGCTGCTGATTCTGGTTTCATGCATACCAGAGAAAATGAATTAACACCTATAAATGAAATGGCTGGTGTAATATCTGCGGAGCCCGGTAGTAAGAATCGACAATGTATAGCTTTTATTGAAGCCAAGGGAAGACAGTGTGTAAGATGGGCAAATGAAGGAGATGTATATTGTTGTGTGCATTTATCTTCTCGTTTTTTGGCTAGCTCAGGAAATGCCGAAAATCCGGGTCAAATTGATACTCCAATGTGTGATGGTACAACTGTTGTGGGTACTAAATGTAAGCATCGGGCGCTACCTGGATCTTTACACTGTAAGAAGCACCGGCCTTATACTGAAACAGATCAGATCTCATGTTTACCCCAAAATACTATAAAGAGGAAGCATGGAGAAAATTATACTGGTTCAGAGAACATGTTCAGCAAAGACATGGTTTTGGTAAATGTTGAAGCTCCACTGCAAGTGGTTCCAGTGCCATCCATTGCTGGTGATTCATTACATGGAGAAAGCAACTTGTTTGGGAAGCCAATGCATTCTGAAGAGGGTCATGTTGCAACGGAGGCTCTGAACTGTATAGGTTCTCCTCCATTTGATAATAAGAATCCTTGTAGGGAAGCTCCTAAACGCTATTCCTTGTACTGCGAGATCCACCTTCCAAGTTGGCTTAAGCGAGCAAGAAATGGGAAGAGTAGAATAGTATCAAAAGAAGTGTACTCAGAACTTTTGAAGGGCTGCAGCTCGTGGGAGCAGAAGGTACAACTGCATGAAGCATGTGAGCTTTTTTATAGGCTATTCAAAAGCATTTTATCACTAAGAAACCAAGTTCCTAAGGATGTCCAATTCCAATGGGCTTTGACTGAAGCCTCTAAAGTTACTGGTGTTGGAGAATTTTTTACAAAGTTGATTCTTAGTGAAAAAGAGAGAATCAAATTGATGTGGGGATTCAATGACGAAATGGATGTAACCCCTGTAATAGAAGAACAGCAACCTCTCTTGCTCATGCCACCCCCAATTAATCATAGTTTCGATAATGAAAATGCCATCAAGTGTAAGATATGCTCCACAGAATTTCCTGATGACCAAGCACTTGGTAACCATTGGATGGACAGTCATAAAAAGGAAGCTCAGTGGCTGTTTAGAGGCTATGCATGTGCCATTTGTCTGGATTCTTTTACCAACAAGAAACTACTGGAATCCCATGTTCAGGAGAGACATCATGTGCCATTTGTCGAACAGTGTATGCTTCTCCAATGCATTCCTTGTGGGAGTCATTTTGGAAGTTCTGAACAATTATGGCAGCATGTTTTATCAGCTCATCACGCTGATTTTAAGCCATCAAAAGCTCATGAGCAGCAAGCTTTCTCTACTGGGGAAGGTTCGGTGGTAAAGCATGACCAGGGAAATTCTGCCTCTATGGAAAATAATTCCAAGACTCCAGGTGGTCCACGGAGGTTAGCTTGCAGGTTTTGTGGGTTGAAATTTGATTTACTACCTGACCTAGGCAGACATCATCAAGCTGCTCATATGGGCCCCAATCTGGTTAGCAACCGTCCTGCTAAGAGGGGAGTTCGCTATTATgcatataaactaaaatctgGCAGACTGAGCCGccctaaatttaaaaaaggttTGGCAGCAGCCGCATCATTGAGAATGAGAAATAAAGCTAATGCCAATTTAAAGCGATGCATTCAGGCATCAAAGTCAATTGGCCTGGAAGAAACAACAACCGTGCAACCTCATGTAACAGAAACAACATATATTAGTGGATTGTCAGAAAATCAATGCTCAGCTGTtgccaaaattttgttttcAGAAATTCAGAAAACTAAGCCTCGGCCTAACAATCTTGATATTTTATCAGTTGCTCGCCTTGCTTGCTGCAAAGTTAATCTTGTAGCCTCATTGGAAGAGAAATTTGGAGTTCTGTCTGAAAAGCTCTATTTAAAGGCAGCAAAACTTTGCAGCGAGCGTAATGTTGTTGTGAAATGGCACCATGAGGGGTTTGTTTGTCCAAAAGGTTGTAACTTGTTAAAGGATCAAGCCTTGCACTCTCCTTTAGCATCTCTTCCTAATGGTTTTGTAATACCGAAGTCTGTAAATTTTTCTGATCCTGCAAGTGATGAGTGGGAGGTCGACGAGTTTCACTGCATAATCAATTCTCAAAGTCTAGGTTCACGGAAAAAGGCCGTAGTATTGTGTGATGACATTAGCTTTGGAAAGGAATCAGTTCCTGTTATTTGTGTAGTAGATCAAGAACTTCTACATTCTCTAAATGCTGATGGATCTAATGAACCAGATATTATCTCTTCTAAACCTTGGGATAGCTTCTTCTATGTTACGAAGCCAATAATTGATCAATCCCTCGGTCTTGATTCAGAGGTAGTTCATTGTGATTTAATTTGTTCATTTTGATAAGATTGTAGCCAgagatgaatatattttttaacaataaatgcATATCACATCACTTTTTTGAGAAATTAGGTTAGAGGTTTTTCCGAAGACATCATTTTAATAATCTAGTGTGTGCACGTGTGTGTGTTATATTCTactaactttttcaaaaatccTTTTACTTGCAAAACCTTAAAAGATGTTTTACGCTCTGGCCACACTGTACGTTTCACTTTTAAGTAATACATGCATCTAACTTTTAAGTTGAAGATATAAAATGTAATTCATTTAATCCATCTGTTTGTTTGCAGAGTCCGCAATTGGGATGTGCCTGCTCATATTCATCCTGCTGTCCTGAAACATGTGGTCATGTATACCTTTTTGGTGATGACTATGCGGATGCAAAAGACAGATTTGGGAAGCCAATGCGTGGCAGGTTCCCATATGATCATAACGGTCGATTAATATTGGAggtaaaatattttgattaattgtAAACTGCCATTCTATCCAAAATCTGAGCCGAGAATAATATTTGGACCTTTTAAGCTTTACTTGCTTGAGATAATTCCACTGTCCCTTCTTGTATAAAATCCGAGCTGATACTATGTCTATTTTACTAATAAATGAAGTCTTCCTTTTTGTCATTGCAGTttgcaaaatatatatgtatttttttatagtattttttaatttgctgACTCAGTGACTCAGCTTAGGTGTCAATAACATTGTCTTGATTTTTGTCtaagatttttttagaaatactATTCgaatattattatcatcatatgACTTTGCCTTTATGCTCCCTTCAAAATTTGTGGTGTATATTCAGAAGATATTTGCTTTTTATTCCTTctctatttttcctttatttacaaattttcattttgtcaAATACTTTTGTTTTACAAAACTGCAGGAAGGTTACCTTGTCTACGAATGTAACCGTATGTGCAGATGCAATAAATCCTGTCCAAACAGAATATTGCAGAACGGAGTACGGGTCAAATTGGAAGTCTTTAAAACAGAGAAAAAGGTTACTCTTCTTTTGATTAACTTAAATGGTTCACGAGGCTTGTCATATTGACTTTTATGATGTGATTTGTAGGGATGGGGAGTAAGGGCTGGCGAAGCTATTCTGCGTGGAACATTTGTGTGTGAGTACATAGGAGAGGTTTTAGATGTGCAGGAGGCACACAACAGGCGCAAAAGGTTTACATTTCTTCAACATGTTGTTTCTTTTGAACTACTTGTATGTATAAATACCTATTTACTGACGTGGTGTATATCAACACCAGATACGGCACAGGGAATTGCAGTTATTTCTATGACATCAATGCTCGTGTTAATGATATGAGCAGAATGATTGAAGAAAAGGCCCAATATGTGATTGATGCTTCTAAAAATGGAAATGTGTCGAGGTTCATCAATCATAGGTAAGCATTTATCTCCTTCACATACTATTTATCAgttatgttgctgttgttgcagAACCTTTTTGCCTTTTCAATCATCCATGAAACCATGCTACTTTctgctattttattttttatttttttatataacatgCTATAATATCAGGTGTTTGAAATGTGACtgacattaatattgttatcaATATAAGGGTGACTTTTTATGCCCACCTTGTTAAAAGAAATGACTGTTATTTGTTTTGATATTGTCCTGGCAACCATCTAAAACACCATGAGAAGAATTTTACTACTATTTCTTTCAAGCAAcatcaattttatcatttctaCAGCAAACTTTTTTCACTAGCAAGTAGCAACTGTTTACTacattatgatttattttaaaaaaaatgtgttggtTCGCTCTTAccttttgttgttattgtagCTGCTCGCCCAATCTTGTCAGTCACCAAGTTCTCGTAGAGAGCATGGATTGTGAGCGTTCACACATTGGTTTTTATGCAAGTCAAGACGTAAGTGCTCTCCTCTAATCAACTATTTCCTTGATAATGATCCATTGTCTATGATGTTCTACAATTGGTACGGTAGGAGGAAACATTGGATGTGCAACGAGATATTTTTATAAACAGTTGTAGGTCATATAGCTCTATTAAATGTGCTACAAAGATAAAGAAATATCATCTTTGTTCTATATATGTTTAAGGTTTGTGCATAAAGATTAAGAAATGATAAACATTTGGACTAAATTATCCTCATCAATTCCTCAGTATCTTTCATTTATTGCATTACATATTTCTAAGTTCTTTCTGTCAACTAAGATTATAGTCGAAAGTATTAATTAaacattacaattttaaaacatcaatagttttgaaacaaaaatgaaacatcaaaacaaaaatgaaacatCAAAGACATCAATTCATATGAAATGGTTGGAGTATGCTTGTTGTATTGTGCTTGATGGATAATGAACATCACTTCATATTGTGTTATATTGTGATTCGAACTTGAAATTTCTAGTAGCTTAATTTGTACTAATAGATTATATTTCACTTTGTTTCTTGTTGACAGATCGCTCTGGGTGAAGAACTGACATATGGATTTCAGTATGAGCTTGTGCCTGGGGAAGGATCTCCATGTTTGTGTGAATCATCAAAATGTAGGGGACGCCTTTACTAGAACCTCAACACCTGCGTGTTCTGTTGCAATAATATTTTCAGATTTGTCAATTTGATGCTCAATTTATTAAGATGAAATGAATTCAATCAATTTCCTGAGGCAGGTAACTTGTAAAATAGGCTATAATTGATTGGCCGGCTGTCTATAGAAAACTTCATAGGGTTCAAGGGATTTGGATTTTTTGCTAGCCGTGTACTGTGCCTCCATCTCTGGTAGAGTAGTTTTAGTAGTTTCTCTTGCTTTTTCGATATTTTTTACTTGAAGCAGAAGTCCAGCGGAAAACAAAAGAAGTGTTTCTGCAGTTCTGATATGATTTCTCTCTTAAATTTGGATCTATGGCTCAATTTCATTAGTAGTGTTGCAGGATTGTACATATGCTTGCTATATTTGGTCCTCCTTTTCTTTGCTGAGTTACTTATTTATACAATTAGCTTGCTTGTAAATTGTGTTGCTGAAAGTCCGGTTTCTAATGATGAGTTAGATGCAATATAACAATtcaatatggtatcagagcctattgATCGGGCAACCATTTATATACACGCAGCAAACCCAATAGTGTTGGGCATGAAGGGGTGTATAGAAAAGATACGACTTtttataagagtttataaagagtgaCACCTCTCAACTTATAAGTTAGCGTCGTTGTTAAACCCAATAAATAGTGTAGCCATCACCATCTTACACAAGGTATGGAAGGGAGAGAAGGAGTAGTCACTACTTGTTAGTTGTTACTTTAAAATGCTAGTGGTAAAAAGACATACATTGAATTTGAAGGTTTTGAGTTCGATTATTGCTGCATTGGGAGGGAGATAAATGATCTTTGATTGTCTTCCATACTTTGGAGTGGGACATAATAAGTGCACAAATTACAGAGAAAGATAAATATTTGCATATTCTTAATTAATTGAAGTCCACAAGTCTATTTAAGTcatttttactaaatttatCTCTTAAAATGCACCATTCATATAGATTTTGAATTCAATGCTTTACAAACCAAAATACCAAAAGGTTAAGCACGtcttcctctaaaaaaagaagattaaacacctttttccttctttttttctgaatgatttcattttatttaaaattatttatggtAGAAAGTGGGTGTATCATGATCTCGGAAGTATAACTCAATTGACAAAGATATGTAAGGGTTGAAGTTCGAACTATGGATTCCTCACCTATTCATATGAATAGATGAATTTCTAGCCACCttgaccaaaaaagaaaaagaaaaaagttgctATTACAATATGTCTATTCAACTAGAATTAAGTAGTTGGGTTAACAAGTTTAGGTGGTTAGAGAGTTAGTTAACCCAACTCAATCTATTAATAAGGTTCTTCATTGTATTAtttcactaatttttttaatcaatctatctatatttattcaatatgaaTTCTtactattatgttttttttcttcccgcTCATTATGATCTTTATCGCTACTGCCTTCAGTGCTGCAGCATAAATAGAAGAAAGGAACTATTCGATATTGGATTAAGAGGAGGTCACAGTGCAAGTCGTGTTTTAGGGGGGCCACATTGGACCACTAGATGATTGATGAAATATGGAGTATGTGCATAGATAGGCCAAACCAATTTGTCGATGTTTATTTATATGAACTATAAGGTAATTTTGTCATAAAGTTTTGCTATGTTTTACTAATTTTTGTAAAATGTAAAGTAACAGATGACATAGTAAGTGTAGGACAATGCTGTTACCATGTGTTAAAGTTAAATCGACATCAGACATATCAATTGTCATTAGATCAAGATCGAACAATTTAGGTTTCAACGTTTACTtcgatatttaaaaaaataaaattgagatactaaatttaaaatatagacCATTCAATCTTGAAACCACAATCAAGTATGCTCTTAAATGTGTCCTACTCCTACTTGCAGTTTTAGCTACAtctatatatttgattttgctAGTCTCTTTCATTTCAAGTCTCCATCACCCATGCATGCAGCTAGCAGAAAGTGAAACTGAAAACTGCTTTCACTGTCTCTCACAGACAATGAAATAGTATTATCCCTTGAGAATTCAATCTGAAAAGTTTTCAGCTTAACATGAACTCTGGGATAGTAACAGAACTATTTCTTATTGGTGGGACTCAATTAGACCTTTTGTTAGAGGGTCTCCATTGAAGTGGTTCAGTACCTATAAGgtactactccctccggtcctatttacaagagacaatttactttttagatacattaaataatttatgtatttgatttaggctcttgactagatacatacattattcaatgtatttaaaaagtcaacttctcttgtaaataggaccggagggagtattattaaaaaattattaaaaagtgatGTGTCAATGTGGAACAAATTTAAGACCTCAAAGATGAGGGGTAGCagttgggtgacatagagtctCTATTATGGATGCTCTTAGCACTCATTTCTCACGTTCCAATGCATGTTCAACCGTGATAATCAGAAGTAACAAAATCCAACTTCTACATTGATGTGATTTTAATCGTACATTTTGTTGTCCTAGTCACAAGACCAAACAAGCACTTAGtagaattaatattttgtttaacttTACTTTTAGATGAATGaatctaaatatattttctgaCTTATGTATATAAACATAAACAGTTCTTCATTCaactaaattttaattaaaatcaatttgacataatttattcatttaaagTTTAAGAATATCTCTCTATATGTGTGAAAATTTATCCTATTAATAATATGGAGAAATGtagaaaaatatacatattcTAACACAAAATGACTTTTTACAGCCGAGGACTTAAAGGCCTAGTGGTCCTGAATTGAGTGATGATGATTGCAAGATAAATGTGCGCTTTATGAATGAATACACACTGCCGACTTGATGATCATAAATACATACATCATATTTTTACAACCATATataaagtggaaaaaaaatatcaaaagaagagaaaaatagtctgcattttttttttggatttatgATTAACATGATGGACCAcacaaattataatatttacaaGCGCAATGATATACAAATACAAAAAACCATACTTAAATGGCaatcaataattttcatatGAGTGTAAGGTCAACTCAGTAATATTCAATATACACTATTTCTCTAGTGACATTAGCTCGTCTATGAGAAAATTGGATAGCTCAACTTATTTGAGTAAAAAGTAAGGAATTGGAGGTTTTGTATTCAAAgccaaacaaatgaaaaaaaaattaacctaataactaacatttgttattaaaaaaaaatgttagctCGTCCTTGTCCTCCTCTTTATGTTAGCCATCGGAAAATAGTTGAGTTATTCTATGTGATACTAGTGTGTAACTCGTGCCGACGCACAAATTtagatatattttatcaaataatgtAATATGAATCACGCAAATGAATAATTACAATCGAATAGCGTAGCGACAACAAAATcagaaatatattaaatgacaTAACACAAATATTATGAAATAAGTATGGACATTTCAATGGATTAAGGTGTTATTCCACCTATAATCTTAGACCATCTTCCCAATCTAACTTCAAAGGTTCATTATAATCTCTATTAGACATGACTTTAGGACAACTATCATGACAACTAACGAAATTCCATCCGCTATCCTACAAGGTCTTTCATCGTAACACAAACCGGAAAACCAAATCATTATCCCACTTCAACGCAAAATACTTCGTCACGAATACCAAccataaaaatatcatcttattcaataacaacaataacaaaaaaccATGACAAAGATTTAATATGTCTCTACCAGAACAAATGGTAATAATCCATGCTAAGTCTATTAATGGGAAAAcactaaatataattattccTACATAATCTATTGCTAATTCTTCAATATTGATAATACTAATAAGGAACAAAACAATGACAAATAGAGTGATgcatataagaaaatatttagtCATTTTGAAAGTATTGATAAATATTCTGAGAATGAtgtgaaaattatgaatgaaggTGAAGTATTTATAGAATAGATTTTGTAAAATGTCAGTTACGATTATCgttaattttacttttactGTTATTGACCGTTGGTCAATGAATAAAATACTTTAACTTTTAGGGATCATGACCGTTGGTTAATGATCTATTTCTTTTATTCTGCAACTTCATGTCATGTGGTAGCCCTAAGTAGGTAGAAAAGGTATAACTTTAATTTGACATTCAGTCTTTTGGACATCATGGAATTTTCAGATAACATTATAGATTATAGATGTCACATGGTAAAATACATATGATATGAAGGTGTAGTTTTGGAAATAGTTCTAGCCATAAAAAAGAGTTGAGTCATTGCATGTCATATGTTAATCTCTAGATAGTTAGTTATATATTGGTCATCTTACTCCCTTCAAATCCaagttttaataattaataggcACGTTAGATTTAGTGAGAGAATTTATCTCTCTAGATCAAACGGTTTTTACAACTATTGTCCTCATaagtttagttcagttggtagcgacaatatataatatatgtaaggttcgaaCATCGAACaccacatgaaaaaaaaaaaaaggttttcacaACTGCCGCCTGCACCAACAGTATGTTAAATATTGCTACATATCTTAACGTAAATTCGTTAACTAGTATGTGTCTGGTTTGCCGTTTTGTACCCAAACTCACGTCTCACAGTTACCAGTGCATAAAGGCTCTAAATTGGAGCATTCAATTTCGTACGTTTAAACGTTGGAGGGATCCCAAATGTGGTTCCAAACACATCATTAGTATAGATGAATGTTCCAAAAAGCAATCTTGATCGTTGCAGTAGAACAACCttgtaaattgtaattaatAAGAATCAATTGCATGTAGCTAGAGAAAGCTCTCTTTCATTTTGTTATATGCGATGTTTCTCAAACAAGAAATAATATTAGGTGAGAAGTGCCTGTTGCTTTGCAAGTTCTTGTTTTCGTTTTTAAGGAAGAAGCGTTCGGCTTTGTTCTATATATAAGCGCAATATTGTTCCTGTTATTTGTTAATACGACTTTCTACAAAGATTAATACACATAACAGAAACTAATTGACAAGTTTGTGGATATGCTCAAATCAGTTAAACACTTCCTAATCAAGGTTTTTACAATTGCGTTTTAAATCGTTCTTAAGCAACAAAATGcctatttttttccttccattaGTTGGTACAAACAACAAATGCATATTCTTTATTAATGAAGTAGGTTGGTGGTTAGAATTCAGCTGCAGAATAAGTGAGGCGTCTAGGGTTGAAATCTCGATCCCTACATATTTTTCCACCAAATCTTATTTATTAACTATAACTCGACTCACTAGAAGTTGTCATGTAGCGATTAGTTTAGTGACAAAAACTGTCAAATAATTAGTTGCTTAATCAATAGCTATGAAGTCTGGATACTCCAAAACGGAGACGTACCTGTATCAGATAAGTATCGGATACCGATACTCTACGGATACTCGTGAATACGTACCCACGAAGTAtcgaaattaatattttaatttttaaaaaatattttatctgaTACTTATAGGATACTCCATAGATACACAAGGATACTTATAAGATGCTTCACATATATGTATCCTAGAAAAATGAAGGGTAAAAAGTGAGACAATGTTGTAGAAATTCAGTAGAGATGTATATGATTCACATTTACATATGGATCAGTATAATTGTGTCTCGATGAACAacttaaaattatatttctaaTAGATGAAGGTAACGA
Above is a genomic segment from Medicago truncatula cultivar Jemalong A17 chromosome 5, MtrunA17r5.0-ANR, whole genome shotgun sequence containing:
- the LOC11413511 gene encoding histone-lysine N-methyltransferase SUVR5 isoform X2, which produces MEILPCSGVQYAGESDCPQRGSGTAFVYQEEPNCPENVEQAKLVDGQLNGSLHNMQELEIERRDDGTQNVADLLTNSNCQCNGASCCNCQGEDQKGYGGFHDFDEDMINERYLTSENSLSVVDTIDSESPNNGREGDLSFSEPKWLEGDASVALWVKWRGKWLAGIRCARADWPLSTLRAKPTHDRKKYFVIFFPHTKIYSWADMLLVRSIDEYPHPVAYKTHQVGLKLVKDLTAARRFIMQKLVVGMLNIVDQFHLNALTETARDVKVWKAFAMEASRCNGYSDFGRMLLRIHNSILAHYISANWLQHSSHSWIERCQSTNSAESVELLKEELFDSILWNDVNNLWDSPVQPILGSEWKTWKHDIMKWFTPSPPLSSSKDTPRQISLDPYQTNLQVSRKRPKLEVRRADTHASKVEFKGADHAIALVNDPGFFKNQETLSTLEAEACKLENIGKVSITNDLSGNLTDKWNDIVVEAADSGFMHTRENELTPINEMAGVISAEPGSKNRQCIAFIEAKGRQCVRWANEGDVYCCVHLSSRFLASSGNAENPGQIDTPMCDGTTVVGTKCKHRALPGSLHCKKHRPYTETDQISCLPQNTIKRKHGENYTGSENMFSKDMVLVNVEAPLQVVPVPSIAGDSLHGESNLFGKPMHSEEGHVATEALNCIGSPPFDNKNPCREAPKRYSLYCEIHLPSWLKRARNGKSRIVSKEVYSELLKGCSSWEQKVQLHEACELFYRLFKSILSLRNQVPKDVQFQWALTEASKVTGVGEFFTKLILSEKERIKLMWGFNDEMDVTPVIEEQQPLLLMPPPINHSFDNENAIKCKICSTEFPDDQALGNHWMDSHKKEAQWLFRGYACAICLDSFTNKKLLESHVQERHHVPFVEQCMLLQCIPCGSHFGSSEQLWQHVLSAHHADFKPSKAHEQQAFSTGEGSVVKHDQGNSASMENNSKTPGGPRRLACRFCGLKFDLLPDLGRHHQAAHMGPNLVSNRPAKRGVRYYAYKLKSGRLSRPKFKKGLAAAASLRMRNKANANLKRCIQASKSIGLEETTTVQPHVTETTYISGLSENQCSAVAKILFSEIQKTKPRPNNLDILSVARLACCKVNLVASLEEKFGVLSEKLYLKAAKLCSERNVVVKWHHEGFVCPKGCNLLKDQALHSPLASLPNGFVIPKSVNFSDPASDEWEVDEFHCIINSQSLGSRKKAVVLCDDISFGKESVPVICVVDQELLHSLNADGSNEPDIISSKPWDSFFYVTKPIIDQSLGLDSESPQLGCACSYSSCCPETCGHVYLFGDDYADAKDRFGKPMRGRFPYDHNGRLILEEGYLVYECNRMCRCNKSCPNRILQNGVRVKLEVFKTEKKGWGVRAGEAILRGTFVCEYIGEVLDVQEAHNRYGTGNCSYFYDINARVNDMSRMIEEKAQYVIDASKNGNVSRFINHSCSPNLVSHQVLVESMDCERSHIGFYASQDIALGEELTYGFQYELVPGEGSPCLCESSKCRGRLY